The stretch of DNA TCACCAACGGCCGCTCGACGTGCCGGTAGTCGATACGCAAGGTACCGGCCACCGGGGTACTGACCTGGGCCTTGTAACCACGGCTCGCCAGGTGCCGGATCAGGGCCTGGCGGGCATGCTCGCTGGCCGAGGCTTGCGGTGCCGGCGTGATCAGCACTGGCTCGTCGAGGTGAGCCAGGCCATTGAGGCCGCCAGCCTCGATCAGGCGCAGCAGCAGGTCGAACTCCAGCGCCTGGTCGTACTGCTTGTCGAAACCGCCCGCCTCCACCAGCACTTCCCGACGCAGCAACCAATGCCGCGCCATCAGCGCGGGGTTGGTCTGCAGCAGGTCGAGGTTGACCCCCGGACGCAACAGCTCACGCCAGGCGCCATCAGCCTGCTGCTGGATCTCGTCGACCGCGACCGCACGGCAATCCGGTGCGTTGAGCAGTTCAAGGCTGGCGCGCAACAGGCCGGTTGCAGTGAAACGGTCACCAGCCTCGGCCAGCAGCAGCCATTCGCAAGAGGACTGCCGGGCGAGCTGGTTGATGCGCTCGACATAGTCCTCGCGGCTGACCTTGATGAAATGCAGCGTGTTGTGCAGCGAGGTGGCCATCGGCGGCTCACCGGTGGTGAAGACCATGATCCGGAAGGCCTTGCTCAGCCCGGCCAGCAGGCTGTCGAACGTGTCCTGCAACGCGGCCTGGTTGTTGTTCAGGTCCAGCAGCAGGATACCGAACTGCGGGCCGCCCTGGTGCAGCGCCAGGTGTTCGTCGATCGCGGCCAGTGCCGTGGCATCCGGCTTGCGCGCCTCCAGCCAGTCGAGCAGGCGGCCTGAAGGCATGCTGCCGAGCAGCTCGCGGCCGCTCTGCTTCAGCACAGCTTCCAGGCGCGCCAGCCAGGCGAACAGCGCCTCGCTCTCATCGGCTTCGCCGTTGTCGCGCAGGTGCCCGGCCAGGCGACGCACCACCTCGCGGTTGAAGGCGTTATGCCCCAGGGCAGCCCAAAGGCGGCTGCCGACGGTGCCCGGTGTGTCGCTGGCATGCGCTTGCAACAGTTGCTCCTGGCGCAGCAGCAGAGGCTCCAGTTGCTGCAACTGCAGGCGACCGGCCGGCATGGCATGAATCAGAAATTCGAACGCCGTGAGCTGATCGAAGAACGCCTGGTTGTAGAAAGGCAGCTCGACATACTGGGTCGGCTCGAAGGTGCGCACTGGCGGCTTCAGCGGGTCGGCCCAGCTTGACCCCCAGACCAGGTCCAGGGTCACCGCCCGGCCCTGGAACAGGCCTTCGGCCATGGCAGCAAAGCTGTCCAGGGCCAGCTGGCGCCGCGCCGCATGGTCCAGCCCCTCGATAGCGGTAGGCAGGCCGGCGAGGAAGTCGGCGAACTGTTCACGCTCGGCCACCGACTTGGCGTCGGTGAAGGCCAGCACATGAATGACCTCGGTCTGGTGCTCGGAAACACCGTAGTTGGTTTCACGCACGGCATAGGCGATCGGCAGGACCCGCGCCTTGGCGTTGGTCAGCAGGAAGTAGGCATGGCCGATTTCCTGCCACTCGAAGCTGGTGTTCTCTGGCAGCAACTCGAACCACTGGCGCAGCAGCGCGGTACGGGTGACGGCAAAAAACGGCGGGAGGAATTCGCCCATGTAATCCAGCAGGCGCTGTTCGGCGCGCGGGGCGTCGTAGTCTTCGCGGACCTTCTTGTTGCGCCGGTAATAGTTGACCTTGGTGGCTTCAGCTAGGTAGTTCAGGCAGTAGCCATGGCAGATGCCGTAATCCGGGTTGGCGTCGAGGAAGTCCAGCGACTGGTTCAGCCCGTCGAACAGCAGGAAGTCGTCATCGGCGGCAAAGGCCATGTACGGCGTGCTTACCCGGTTCACGCCATAGGTCAGCTTGGCCTGGAAGCCCATGTAGGAAAACTGCGGCAGGTGCAGGTACTCGACGCCCGGGTACTGCGCTGCCATCGCCTCGGCCGACTCGGTCGAGGAGTCCAGCACGAGGATCGAGCACGGGTAGTCGCTGTAGTACTGCAGCGTGCGCTGCAGGAACGCCGGCCGGTTGTGCGTCATCAATACCAGCGTGAACCGCTCACGCAGCGTGGCTGCCTGGTCTGCCGCGAAATTGCCTTGCATAGTCTTCACCACCATTGGCGTTGCCGCCGAAGAAATCGAACCGTTGTTGAGTGTCTCAGCGAACCCGGCGCAGGTAGCCGTCCGGAGCCACAGTGACCAGCAGCTTGTTCTGCAACTGGTAGTCGATCTCGAAGCTGTCGTTGCCCTTGAGGTACTCCCAGACCGCGGTCTTGGGGTTGTCGCCATGGCCCCACGGGCGATCGGGGAAGAAGTCGGCCGGCATGTCCTCGACCACGGTGTCCATCACCACGCAGTAGCTGCCCACCGCCACCAGCGGCGCGTACAGTTCCAGCTCCTTGAGCACGTGCTCATGGGTGTGGTTGGAGTCGAGCACCAGGATGACCTTCTTGCCTTCGGCAATTGCCCGGACCTGCGCGGCGATGCCGGCGTCGATGCTGGAACCTTCGATCATGCGCACGCGCTTGCTCATCGGGTGCGCCTCGATGGCCTCACGGTTGTGCGGGCGGATGTCGATGTCGATGCCCAGCACCTCGCCGTGGCCCTGCAGTTCCAGCAAGGAGGCGTAGTAGAGGATCGAACCGCCGTGGGCGATGCCGCACTCGATGATCAGGTCTGGCTTGACCTGCCAGACGATCTCCTGCATCGCCATCATGTCCTGGGGCAACTGAATGATCGGCCGGCCCATCCAGGAGAAGTGGTAGGTGTACTTGTGCGCGGCGGACTGGTTGAAGAAGTCGCGGGCCACTTGCTGCAGCGCCTGGTCTTCACCCTGGGCGGCGATTTGCGCGGTGCATTCGGCTTCGAAGGCCTTGATCGGCGAGTCGGTCATTGTGCGGTCTCGGTTGGCAGGTGTGTGAAATCAGCGCTGTCGACGGCGTGGTAAGTGAAGCGGCCTGCGGTCATGCGGCGGATTTCATCGAGGTAGTTGGAATTCATCACGAACAGGTGCGCGCCGTCCGGCAAGGCGTCCAGCGCCTCCTGAGGCGAGCTCACCCGGGCGCCGCTGAGCGGCAGATAACGGCCCTGCTTGGCCGGGTTGATGTCGATCACCCAGTCCACCGGTGCGCCGGCGCGTTGCAGGAACAGCGAATAGATCACGCCTTTGGACGAGGCCCCCCAGATCGCCGAACCGCGCCCGGCGTCGCGCTGCACGATGCCCACGGCGTGGTCCAGGCTGGCGCTGAAGTCGGCTGGCAGGGTCAGTGGCGGCACCGGCTGCAGCGTGGTGCGCAGGCTGGCGAGGTCGGCGACGATGTACAGGTACTGG from Pseudomonas putida encodes:
- a CDS encoding TIGR00180 family glycosyltransferase, whose translation is MQGNFAADQAATLRERFTLVLMTHNRPAFLQRTLQYYSDYPCSILVLDSSTESAEAMAAQYPGVEYLHLPQFSYMGFQAKLTYGVNRVSTPYMAFAADDDFLLFDGLNQSLDFLDANPDYGICHGYCLNYLAEATKVNYYRRNKKVREDYDAPRAEQRLLDYMGEFLPPFFAVTRTALLRQWFELLPENTSFEWQEIGHAYFLLTNAKARVLPIAYAVRETNYGVSEHQTEVIHVLAFTDAKSVAEREQFADFLAGLPTAIEGLDHAARRQLALDSFAAMAEGLFQGRAVTLDLVWGSSWADPLKPPVRTFEPTQYVELPFYNQAFFDQLTAFEFLIHAMPAGRLQLQQLEPLLLRQEQLLQAHASDTPGTVGSRLWAALGHNAFNREVVRRLAGHLRDNGEADESEALFAWLARLEAVLKQSGRELLGSMPSGRLLDWLEARKPDATALAAIDEHLALHQGGPQFGILLLDLNNNQAALQDTFDSLLAGLSKAFRIMVFTTGEPPMATSLHNTLHFIKVSREDYVERINQLARQSSCEWLLLAEAGDRFTATGLLRASLELLNAPDCRAVAVDEIQQQADGAWRELLRPGVNLDLLQTNPALMARHWLLRREVLVEAGGFDKQYDQALEFDLLLRLIEAGGLNGLAHLDEPVLITPAPQASASEHARQALIRHLASRGYKAQVSTPVAGTLRIDYRHVERPLVSILLRSQDNLDALQRCLKSILQRTRYARYEVLIADNASQSPQLLEWLAQQQQAGGKVRVLQSAERLSPAALCNAASAEAKGDYLVLLAADAEVVNANWIEALLNQAQRPEVGVVGGKLLDAEGKLTQAGLLLDAEGAVTPACAGEAANALGYLNRLAVEQNRAAVSASCLMVRNEVFQALGGLDETTFAQAFGDVDLCLKAAAAGLLTVWTPQVQVIHPGEVAADPALLAALSAKWSAQWQGAAQHQVLAPAKAALDWVGLIG
- a CDS encoding cephalosporin hydroxylase family protein, encoding MTDSPIKAFEAECTAQIAAQGEDQALQQVARDFFNQSAAHKYTYHFSWMGRPIIQLPQDMMAMQEIVWQVKPDLIIECGIAHGGSILYYASLLELQGHGEVLGIDIDIRPHNREAIEAHPMSKRVRMIEGSSIDAGIAAQVRAIAEGKKVILVLDSNHTHEHVLKELELYAPLVAVGSYCVVMDTVVEDMPADFFPDRPWGHGDNPKTAVWEYLKGNDSFEIDYQLQNKLLVTVAPDGYLRRVR